The stretch of DNA GATTCTTTTATGCTGCGGAAACAACACAACAAGCTCAACGTGAGATGTATCCGTATATTAACGAAGGAATGAAACTTTCAAACGGAAGAGGGTTTCCGAAGCAACACTTTGCACAAGGAGCAGACCCAAGAGATGTCATGAATATCGGTAGCCCTCAAGAAATTGTCGAGAAAATTCTTTATCAACATGAAATGTTTGGTCATCAACGATATATTGGCCAGATGGACTTTGGCGGGGTACCATTTGAAAACCTAGAGCGAAATATTGAATACATTGGTAATGAGATACTACCTCAAGTACGAAAATATACAGCGAAGAAATAGGAGGATGTGTCGTGAAGATAGTAGGATTATCAGGATCGGTAGTTGGATCAAAAACGAGAACGGTAATGAATTATACGATAGATAAGTTTAAAGAAAAATACCCAGATGAAGATATTTCACTCATTGACTTAGCGGATTATGATGTGCAAATTAGTGATGGAAGAAACTATTTGGACTATACAGGTGATACAGGATATGTTGCGAAAGAGCTTATGGGGGCAGACGTAATTATCATCGGTACCCCCATATTTCAAGCATCAATACCAGGTGCACTGAAAAATATCTTTGATCTTTTACCT from Oceanobacillus iheyensis HTE831 encodes:
- a CDS encoding NADPH-dependent FMN reductase encodes the protein MKIVGLSGSVVGSKTRTVMNYTIDKFKEKYPDEDISLIDLADYDVQISDGRNYLDYTGDTGYVAKELMGADVIIIGTPIFQASIPGALKNIFDLLPVQAFQDKVVSIIVTAGSTKHFLTVEQHLKPILGYMKATIVQTYVFIEEKDFYQKEITNVDVQFRIERLVEDTIDVTHAFQKIREEKDDKYDF